The following coding sequences are from one Musa acuminata AAA Group cultivar baxijiao chromosome BXJ2-4, Cavendish_Baxijiao_AAA, whole genome shotgun sequence window:
- the LOC135609953 gene encoding uncharacterized protein LOC135609953, whose translation MEEKYLDMVMVPLGLLLQATYHIWLYFTIVRHPNRTVIGVNAQVKHRWLRAMMTDPLGNGTLAVQTLRNDIMASTALATTAVTLASLISVFVSATTSTATSSLVYGNKSSVVRSIKYFALLLCFILAFLCNVQSVRYHTHAGFLMSQPVAGPVSPEHAARSLDRGSLFWSLGLRAFYVSFTLFLWVFGPIPMLASSVVMCCLLFFLDTTTELPRAFHVSSFTVEEDVKEEV comes from the exons ATGGAGGAGAAATATTTGGACATGGTGATGGTTCCGCTGGGTCTCCTGCTGCAGGCCACCTACCACATATGGCTCTACTTCACCATAGTCCGACATCCCAATCGCACTGTCATCGGTGTGAACGCCCAGGTCAAGCACCGGTGGCTCAGAGCCATGATGACT GACCCGCTCGGGAACGGCACTCTGGCGGTGCAAACGCTGAGGAACGACATCATGGCGTCCACCGCGCTGGCCACCACCGCCGTCACCCTCGCCTCCCTCATCAGCGTCTTCGTCAGCGCCACCACCAGCACCGCCACCTCTTCCCTCGTCTACGGCAACAAGTCCTCCGTGGTGCGCTCCATCAAGTACTTCGCCCTCTTGCTCTGCTTCATCCTCGCCTTCCTCTGCAACGTGCAGTCCGTCCGGTACCACACGCACGCCGGCTTCCTCATGAGCCAGCCGGTGGCAGGGCCCGTCTCGCCGGAGCACGCCGCGAGGAGCTTGGACCGAGGCAGCCTCTTCTGGTCTCTCGGCCTGAGGGCGTTCTACGTgtccttcaccctcttcctctGGGTTTTTGGGCCGATACCGATGCTGGCGAGCAGCGTGGTGATGTGCTGCCTGCTCTTCTTCTTGGACACCACCACGGAGCTTCCTCGGGCGTTTCATGTCTCCTCCTTCACTGTCGAAGAAGATGTCAAAGAGGAAGTGTAA